A section of the Phaseolus vulgaris cultivar G19833 chromosome 8, P. vulgaris v2.0, whole genome shotgun sequence genome encodes:
- the LOC137824856 gene encoding uncharacterized protein — translation MAALRANQECIQADLVASQATSEELRRSNEELRRDLKTRAGEREGVDQEPVTLPKEFSTPFSQEIVDTAIGDPEAHLTTFHMQMMLVGGSDAVRCKLFMSTLTGTAMDWFINLPDGHVTSFPQLTKLFRAQYIANRAPPSISYDLFDVRQYQGESLKEFLHHFGAQVVRLNFKDERMMVHAFRKGIVPGPFSEALIRNHPKTFAKKRRRAVAHIAAEEEVNEKRT, via the coding sequence ATGGCCGCGTTGAGAGCAAACCAAGAATGCATCCAAGCTGACTTGGTGGCGTCGCAAGCAACGAGCGAAGAACTGCGTCGTTCGAATGAGGAACTGCGCAGGGATCTGAAAACCCGCGCAGGCGAGCGTGAGGGTGTAGATCAAGAGCCTGTGACACTGCCCAAGGAGTTCTCGACGCCGTTCTCGCAAGAAATCGTGGATACCGCAATAGGAGACCCGGAGGCTCATCTTACGACTTTCCACATGCAGATGATGCTGGTGGGGGGCTCTGATGCGGTGAGatgcaagctgttcatgagcaccctgacggGAACAgcgatggactggttcatcaacCTCCCTGATGGCCATGTAACATCGTTTCCGCAACTCACAAAGCTGTTCAGAGCACAATACATCGCGAATCGGGCTCCCCCGTCCATCTCTTATGACCTCTTTGACGTAAGACAATATCAAGGAGAGTCATTGAAGGAATTCCTCCACCACTTTGGAGCACAGGTAGTAAGGTTGAACTTCAAGGACGAAAGGATGATGGTGCACGCGTTCAGGAAGGGCATCGTACCCGGCCCCTTCAGCGAGGCACTCATCCGAAACCACCCTAAGACCTTCGCCAAGAAAAGGCGCCGCGCGGTGGCTCATATTGCGGCGGAGGAAGAAGTTAACGAGAAACGCACGTAA